A single window of Sulfitobacter sp. JL08 DNA harbors:
- a CDS encoding cryptochrome/photolyase family protein codes for MQSNTPIIMWFRRDLRLSDHPALCAAAESGRPVIPVFICDDAVRGLGTAPQWRLGLGVGHLQDRLREKGSDLILRQGRALDMLQDLIRDTGATAVYWSRLYDPDTVERDTEIKATLKDQGIDARSFGGHLMFEPWSVETKTGGYYKVFTPFWRSVQGRDVAYPLAEPATLPAPDDWPKSEPLADWALGRGMYRGAEIVRPHIQLGEAAAQDRLDYFIDELVGDYVANRDRPGVDGTSNLSENLALGEISPHQCWHAGARAQDQGKQGAETFLKELVWREFAYHLMHHTPRILTGNWKPDWDEFPWQTDGDHPDVLAWKQGRTGLPFVDAAMREMYVTGRMHNRGRMIVASYLTKHLLTHWKIGLDWFADCLTDWDPASNAMGWQWSAGSGPDATPYFRVFNPASQLDKFDPKGVYADKWIAEGRARPSATALSYFDAVPKRWGLSPDDAYPDPIVTPADGRKRALGAYEDRGF; via the coding sequence GTGCAGTCAAATACCCCCATCATAATGTGGTTCCGGCGCGATCTGCGCCTGTCCGATCACCCGGCACTTTGTGCGGCGGCTGAGTCCGGCCGCCCTGTCATACCCGTATTCATCTGCGATGACGCGGTGCGCGGGTTGGGCACCGCGCCACAATGGCGTCTGGGTCTTGGGGTCGGCCATTTGCAGGACCGCCTGCGCGAAAAGGGCAGCGATCTGATCCTGCGGCAGGGGCGCGCGCTGGATATGTTGCAAGACCTTATCCGGGATACGGGTGCGACGGCGGTTTACTGGAGCAGGCTCTATGATCCGGATACGGTGGAACGCGATACGGAAATCAAGGCAACGCTGAAGGATCAGGGCATCGACGCGCGATCCTTTGGCGGGCATCTGATGTTTGAACCGTGGAGCGTGGAAACAAAAACCGGCGGGTATTACAAGGTATTCACGCCGTTCTGGCGGTCGGTGCAGGGGCGCGATGTGGCCTATCCGCTGGCTGAACCCGCAACCCTGCCGGCCCCCGATGACTGGCCAAAATCAGAGCCGCTGGCAGATTGGGCGCTGGGGCGTGGCATGTATCGCGGCGCAGAGATCGTGCGCCCCCATATCCAACTGGGCGAGGCAGCGGCGCAGGACAGGCTGGATTATTTTATCGATGAACTGGTGGGGGACTACGTTGCCAACCGGGACCGTCCGGGCGTGGATGGCACATCAAACCTGTCCGAAAACCTGGCTTTGGGCGAAATCAGCCCGCATCAGTGCTGGCATGCGGGCGCGCGCGCGCAGGATCAGGGCAAACAGGGCGCGGAAACGTTTCTCAAGGAACTGGTGTGGCGCGAGTTTGCTTATCACCTGATGCATCACACACCGCGTATTCTGACCGGTAACTGGAAACCGGACTGGGATGAATTCCCTTGGCAGACTGACGGTGATCATCCCGATGTGCTGGCGTGGAAACAGGGGCGCACCGGATTGCCCTTTGTCGATGCCGCCATGCGCGAGATGTATGTGACAGGCCGGATGCACAACCGCGGGCGGATGATCGTGGCCAGTTACCTGACCAAACATCTGCTGACCCACTGGAAAATCGGGTTGGACTGGTTTGCCGATTGCCTGACCGATTGGGATCCGGCCAGCAACGCGATGGGCTGGCAGTGGTCGGCCGGATCGGGGCCGGATGCGACACCCTATTTCCGGGTGTTCAATCCTGCCAGCCAACTGGACAAGTTCGACCCCAAGGGCGTCTATGCCGATAAATGGATCGCCGAAGGCCGCGCGCGGCCAAGTGCCACCGCGTTAAGCTATTTTGATGCCGTTCCAAAGCGCTGGGGCCTGTCCCCGGATGATGCGTATCCCGACCCGATTGTAACGCCGGCGGACGGACGCAAAAGGGCACTGGGCGCCTATGAAGATCGTGGATTCTGA
- a CDS encoding aminotransferase class V-fold PLP-dependent enzyme: MTLDIDFVRAQFPAFSEPSLRGQAFFGNAGGSYTCKPVIDRLFRFYTQRKVQPYAPYAASQLAGCEMDEARARLSAMLGVAGDELSFGPSTTQNTYVLARAFGDWMQKGEAIIVTNQDHEANSGPWRRLADQGIEVREWKIDPVSGMLNTDDLDELLDEKVRLVCFPHCSNVIGAINPVVEITAMAHAAGAFVCVDGVSYAPHGFPDVGMLGADIYLLSAYKTYGPHQGLMVIRRALGELLPNQGHYFNADSLYKRFTPAGPDHAQIAACAGMADYIDALHAHHGGGGDMAPARKSAFVHDLMRAHETRLLQPLLDWANIRNSVRLIGPDKASGRAPTVALDLGRAAFPLAKKLADRGIMAEGSDFYAVRALEALGISPEDGVLRLSFTHYTAQSEMDQLLNALDDIV; this comes from the coding sequence ATGACACTTGATATCGATTTTGTCCGGGCGCAATTCCCGGCGTTCAGCGAACCGAGCCTGCGCGGTCAGGCCTTTTTTGGAAACGCGGGCGGGTCTTATACCTGCAAGCCGGTGATCGACCGGTTGTTCCGCTTTTATACGCAGCGCAAGGTGCAGCCCTATGCGCCCTATGCCGCGTCACAACTGGCGGGCTGCGAAATGGACGAGGCGCGCGCCCGGCTTTCGGCCATGCTTGGGGTGGCGGGCGACGAGTTGAGCTTTGGCCCGTCAACGACACAGAACACCTATGTTCTGGCCCGTGCGTTCGGGGACTGGATGCAAAAGGGCGAGGCGATAATCGTGACCAATCAGGATCACGAGGCAAATTCCGGGCCGTGGCGGCGTCTGGCCGATCAGGGGATCGAGGTGCGCGAGTGGAAGATCGACCCCGTTAGCGGTATGCTGAACACCGATGATCTGGATGAGTTGCTGGACGAAAAGGTACGGTTGGTGTGCTTTCCGCATTGCTCCAACGTGATCGGCGCGATCAATCCGGTGGTTGAAATCACTGCAATGGCCCATGCGGCGGGCGCGTTCGTGTGTGTTGACGGGGTCAGTTATGCGCCACACGGGTTCCCCGATGTCGGGATGCTGGGGGCCGATATCTATCTGTTATCAGCCTATAAGACATACGGGCCGCATCAGGGATTGATGGTGATCCGGCGGGCCTTGGGGGAATTGCTGCCCAATCAGGGGCATTATTTCAATGCGGACAGCTTGTATAAACGCTTTACCCCGGCGGGTCCGGACCATGCCCAGATAGCCGCCTGCGCCGGAATGGCGGATTACATCGACGCGCTCCATGCACATCACGGTGGTGGCGGCGATATGGCGCCAGCCAGGAAATCCGCCTTTGTGCACGACCTGATGCGCGCCCATGAAACCAGACTGTTGCAGCCGCTTCTGGACTGGGCAAACATCCGTAATTCCGTCAGGCTGATCGGGCCGGACAAGGCGAGCGGACGGGCGCCGACCGTGGCGCTGGATCTGGGGCGCGCGGCCTTTCCGCTGGCGAAAAAGCTGGCGGATCGCGGGATCATGGCCGAGGGCAGTGATTTTTATGCGGTGCGCGCGCTGGAAGCGTTGGGTATCTCGCCCGAGGACGGTGTGCTGCGGCTGAGTTTCACCCATTACACCGCACAATCCGAAATGGACCAACTTTTGAACGCTTTGGACGATATCGTTTAA
- a CDS encoding BCCT family transporter yields the protein MPIKPALTELPIKTAASGFYRGFTKDVTITAKLLVGALILWAIAFPDQAASVLGALNSIILASFSYWYVYVMAFFVILCFALALWPTAGKLKLGLESDKPEFSNFSWFSMMFGAGIGIGMLTFATAEPMYHFGSNPATIMGDTEGSTAGNVRDAYIWSFTHWGLAAWASYAIVGLALGYFSYRRGLPLTIRSALVPIFGTKLSGPVGHAVDVVAVVATVLGVAQTLGFGVEQFIAGLSRIGFGDWLYTTAADGSQSSSTSAIIFALLIIMGASTLSALSGVGKGIKWLSNINMGLSFFVLTFFVIFGSTFFGLSALFVGIWDYLLSIPGNIFTVWSATPMDAFVANVPASVQALPAETLSAVYDGATSPWGTLASFTEGLPEGAASLPAGDIAAAYAAATESRLSGWQGAWTIFYWAWWIAFAPFVGVFLARISKGRTVREYVLGAMVIPALMCFVWFAIVGGTAIDLELTGEANGAIVGAGQADQLFAMLGVILSETLAWLMSILIVVLLLTYLVTSADSAVLIINTINAAGDEGPKARPHILFWGAALALVVGGLIIAGGLGAIQTAMVIGALPFSFVMVLMGVSLIKAIWRDGQRIKHGLPTTSVVAAEPAE from the coding sequence ATGCCAATAAAACCAGCTCTAACGGAGCTGCCGATCAAGACGGCAGCGTCCGGATTTTATCGAGGGTTCACCAAGGATGTGACCATTACGGCCAAGTTACTGGTCGGTGCGCTGATCCTGTGGGCCATCGCGTTCCCCGATCAGGCGGCCAGCGTTCTGGGGGCACTGAACAGTATCATTCTTGCATCGTTCAGTTACTGGTACGTCTATGTGATGGCGTTTTTCGTGATCCTGTGTTTCGCGCTGGCGCTGTGGCCGACGGCGGGCAAGCTCAAGCTTGGGCTTGAGTCTGACAAACCGGAATTTTCGAACTTTTCGTGGTTTTCCATGATGTTCGGCGCCGGTATCGGTATCGGGATGCTGACCTTTGCAACGGCAGAGCCGATGTATCATTTCGGATCGAACCCCGCGACGATCATGGGTGACACCGAAGGCAGCACTGCCGGAAACGTGCGGGATGCCTATATCTGGTCGTTCACCCACTGGGGGCTTGCGGCATGGGCGTCTTATGCGATTGTCGGGCTGGCGCTTGGCTATTTCTCGTATCGGCGCGGGCTGCCGTTGACCATCCGGTCGGCACTGGTGCCGATTTTTGGCACAAAGCTGTCTGGTCCGGTAGGACATGCTGTGGACGTGGTGGCGGTTGTTGCCACGGTTCTGGGTGTGGCGCAGACGCTGGGCTTTGGCGTGGAGCAGTTTATTGCGGGCCTTTCGCGGATCGGCTTCGGCGACTGGCTGTACACGACGGCGGCGGATGGTTCGCAATCATCCTCGACCAGCGCGATCATCTTTGCACTGCTGATCATCATGGGTGCATCGACGCTGTCGGCGCTTTCCGGTGTGGGCAAGGGGATCAAGTGGCTGTCCAACATCAACATGGGCCTCAGCTTTTTCGTTCTGACCTTCTTTGTCATCTTCGGATCGACCTTCTTTGGGCTGTCGGCGTTGTTTGTCGGTATCTGGGATTATCTCCTGTCCATTCCGGGGAACATCTTTACCGTCTGGTCGGCAACACCCATGGATGCGTTTGTGGCAAATGTGCCGGCAAGCGTTCAGGCGTTGCCCGCCGAGACGCTGTCGGCCGTGTATGACGGCGCGACAAGCCCGTGGGGCACTTTGGCGTCCTTTACCGAAGGATTGCCGGAAGGTGCCGCATCTTTGCCGGCAGGTGATATTGCAGCGGCCTATGCTGCGGCCACCGAAAGCAGACTGTCGGGCTGGCAGGGTGCCTGGACCATCTTCTACTGGGCCTGGTGGATTGCGTTCGCGCCGTTCGTCGGCGTGTTTCTGGCACGGATCTCGAAAGGTCGTACGGTGCGGGAATATGTTCTGGGTGCGATGGTGATCCCGGCGCTGATGTGTTTCGTCTGGTTCGCGATCGTGGGCGGTACAGCCATCGATCTGGAACTGACCGGCGAAGCAAACGGTGCCATTGTCGGCGCTGGTCAGGCAGACCAGTTGTTCGCGATGCTGGGTGTGATCCTGAGCGAAACACTGGCCTGGCTGATGTCGATCCTGATTGTTGTGCTGTTGCTGACCTATCTGGTCACGTCGGCGGACAGCGCGGTGCTGATCATCAACACGATCAACGCGGCGGGTGATGAAGGACCAAAGGCGCGCCCGCATATCCTGTTCTGGGGCGCTGCCCTGGCATTGGTTGTGGGCGGTCTGATTATTGCCGGCGGTCTGGGCGCGATCCAGACGGCGATGGTGATCGGGGCCTTGCCGTTCAGCTTTGTGATGGTGTTGATGGGCGTTTCGCTGATCAAGGCGATCTGGCGTGACGGGCAGCGTATCAAGCATGGTTTGCCCACCACATCGGTTGTCGCGGCCGAACCCGCGGAATAG
- the acuI gene encoding acryloyl-CoA reductase, translating to MFNALVVNKNEDGKTSAAVSQISLDDLPHAEVTVAVEYSTVNYKDGLCIGPGGGLVRNYPHVPGIDFAGTVESSEDARYKLGDKVVLTGWRVGEAHWGGYSQKARVKADWLVPLPEGLDTRAAMAVGTAGFTAMLAVMALEDHGLKPGHGPVLVTGAAGGVGSVATAILAHLGHEVAGVTGRPETADYLKSLGATQIVAREDINETVKRPLEGETWAGCVDAVGGAMLARVLGQMKYGASVAAVGLAGGADLPATVIPFLLRGVNLLGIDSVMQPYDNRVRAWARIAKDLPMDKLDAMVQPATLGDLPQLGKDILKGQVKGRVVVDVNA from the coding sequence ATGTTTAACGCATTGGTCGTGAACAAGAATGAAGACGGAAAAACCAGCGCAGCGGTGTCGCAGATCAGTCTGGATGATCTGCCCCATGCCGAGGTGACTGTCGCGGTTGAATATTCCACGGTGAATTACAAGGACGGGCTGTGCATCGGTCCGGGGGGCGGTTTGGTGCGCAATTATCCGCATGTGCCCGGGATCGATTTTGCCGGCACTGTCGAAAGTTCAGAGGACGCGCGCTATAAACTCGGCGACAAGGTGGTGCTGACAGGCTGGCGCGTGGGCGAGGCGCATTGGGGCGGATATTCGCAGAAGGCACGGGTCAAGGCCGACTGGCTGGTGCCCTTGCCCGAAGGGCTGGACACGCGCGCTGCGATGGCGGTAGGAACGGCCGGTTTCACCGCGATGCTGGCGGTGATGGCGTTGGAGGATCACGGGCTGAAGCCGGGGCACGGGCCGGTACTGGTGACCGGCGCTGCCGGTGGGGTTGGATCGGTTGCCACGGCCATTCTGGCGCATCTGGGACACGAAGTGGCCGGTGTAACCGGACGCCCCGAAACTGCCGATTATCTGAAATCGCTGGGCGCAACACAGATTGTCGCGCGCGAAGACATCAACGAAACCGTCAAGCGTCCGCTTGAGGGCGAAACCTGGGCGGGCTGTGTCGATGCCGTGGGGGGGGCAATGCTGGCGCGGGTGCTTGGACAGATGAAATACGGGGCTTCCGTGGCTGCTGTTGGCCTTGCCGGCGGGGCGGATTTGCCTGCGACGGTCATTCCGTTCCTGTTGCGCGGTGTGAACCTTTTGGGGATCGACAGCGTGATGCAGCCCTATGACAACCGAGTGCGGGCCTGGGCGCGGATTGCCAAGGATCTGCCGATGGACAAGCTGGATGCGATGGTGCAACCGGCGACGCTGGGCGATCTGCCGCAACTGGGGAAAGACATTCTGAAAGGCCAGGTCAAGGGCCGGGTTGTGGTGGATGTGAACGCGTAA
- a CDS encoding dimethylsulfoniopropionate demethylase, which translates to MALISPSRRLRRTPFSDGVEAAGVKAYTVYNRMLLPTMFETVQADYRHLKDHVQVWDVACERQVELRGPDAARLMQMLTPRDLRGMLPGQCYYVPIVDETGGMLNDPVAVKLTEDRWWISIADSDLLLWVKGVANGYRLDVLVDEPDISPLAVQGPKADDLMERVFGESVRSIRFFRYGLYQFEGRDLVVARSGYSKQGGFEIYVEGSDIGMPLWNALFEAGENLNVRAGCPNGIERVEAGLLSYGNDMTDDNTPHECGLGRFCDTQTAIGCIGRDALLRVAKEGPVQQVRPIAIDGDAVPGCDRAWPVFAKGKRVGQVTSAAWSPDFKTNVAIGMVRMTHWDAGTRLEVETPDGMRGATVQEAFWL; encoded by the coding sequence ATGGCCCTGATCTCTCCCTCCCGCCGTTTGCGGCGCACCCCTTTTTCCGACGGCGTCGAGGCCGCTGGCGTGAAAGCGTACACGGTTTACAACCGGATGTTGCTGCCCACTATGTTCGAGACGGTTCAGGCCGATTACCGGCATCTGAAGGATCACGTGCAGGTGTGGGATGTGGCCTGCGAGCGGCAGGTGGAATTGCGCGGCCCGGATGCGGCGCGTCTGATGCAAATGCTGACGCCGCGCGATCTGCGCGGCATGCTGCCGGGGCAGTGTTACTATGTGCCCATCGTCGATGAAACTGGCGGGATGCTGAACGATCCGGTTGCGGTCAAATTGACGGAAGACCGCTGGTGGATTTCGATTGCCGACAGTGACCTGTTGTTGTGGGTCAAGGGCGTGGCCAACGGTTATCGGCTGGACGTGTTGGTGGATGAACCCGATATTTCGCCACTGGCGGTGCAGGGGCCCAAGGCCGACGATCTGATGGAACGGGTGTTCGGAGAGTCGGTGCGCAGCATCCGCTTTTTCCGCTACGGGCTTTACCAGTTCGAGGGGCGCGATCTGGTCGTGGCACGATCAGGCTATTCCAAGCAGGGCGGGTTCGAGATCTATGTCGAGGGCAGTGATATCGGCATGCCCTTGTGGAACGCGCTGTTCGAGGCCGGAGAAAATCTGAACGTGCGGGCCGGGTGCCCCAACGGGATCGAGCGGGTCGAGGCGGGTTTGCTGTCTTACGGCAATGACATGACGGATGACAACACGCCGCATGAATGCGGGCTGGGGCGGTTTTGCGACACCCAGACGGCAATCGGCTGTATCGGGCGGGATGCATTGCTGCGGGTGGCCAAGGAAGGGCCGGTGCAGCAGGTGCGCCCGATTGCGATTGACGGCGATGCCGTGCCCGGATGTGACCGCGCGTGGCCGGTCTTTGCCAAGGGCAAACGTGTGGGGCAGGTGACATCGGCGGCCTGGTCGCCCGATTTCAAAACCAACGTGGCCATCGGCATGGTGCGCATGACCCATTGGGACGCGGGCACCAGGCTTGAGGTCGAAACCCCCGATGGCATGCGCGGTGCAACCGTGCAGGAGGCATTCTGGTTGTAG
- a CDS encoding DinB family protein, producing the protein MIDRGYCVTMARYNAWQNTQMTDTLKALDEKALHQDRGAFFGSIMATLNHLVWGDHLWISRFDGGDRPAVGPKEGLVQHPTFASWSAARFKTDGRILQWAQMLNNIDLKGDLTWFSGAVGKELTKPKEICVMQLFNHQTHHRGQIHAMMTAAGLKTSDTDLPFMPEPE; encoded by the coding sequence ATGATCGACCGCGGGTATTGCGTCACGATGGCGCGCTACAATGCGTGGCAGAACACACAGATGACCGACACTCTCAAGGCGCTGGATGAAAAGGCTTTGCATCAGGACCGGGGCGCGTTTTTCGGATCGATCATGGCGACGCTCAATCATCTGGTCTGGGGCGATCATCTGTGGATTTCGCGCTTTGACGGGGGCGATCGGCCTGCGGTGGGCCCCAAGGAAGGACTGGTACAGCACCCCACTTTTGCCAGTTGGAGCGCCGCGCGGTTCAAAACCGATGGACGGATTCTGCAATGGGCGCAAATGCTGAACAATATCGACCTGAAAGGCGATCTGACATGGTTTTCCGGCGCCGTTGGAAAAGAACTGACAAAGCCCAAGGAGATCTGTGTGATGCAGCTTTTCAATCATCAGACCCACCATCGCGGGCAAATCCACGCGATGATGACCGCCGCAGGACTGAAAACGTCCGATACCGATCTTCCCTTTATGCCGGAACCTGAATAA
- a CDS encoding DUF1326 domain-containing protein — protein sequence MATKRPDADRLPISQRIDQRMPNPKRRQTNATEWAIKGELFLNCSCTVFCPCVVSLGAHPPTEGHCHAWMAIAIDEGHYEGEDLGGLNVGLLVDIPGRMGEGNWKVAAYVDERASQKAYNGILQIFSGAAGGTTGLFTMLVSEIIGAEKAPVEIVREGNRRSINIGRKIQGEIEMIAGLSPEHPVMVSNSKYWMGPDIIAAKGLKSRVRDYGRVWDFAGMSAEICPIDWKGPK from the coding sequence ATGGCGACCAAAAGACCTGATGCGGATCGTTTGCCAATATCGCAACGGATCGACCAGCGGATGCCCAACCCCAAACGGCGGCAGACAAATGCAACCGAATGGGCAATCAAGGGAGAGCTGTTCCTGAACTGCTCGTGTACCGTATTCTGCCCCTGTGTTGTTTCACTGGGTGCACACCCGCCGACCGAAGGCCATTGCCACGCGTGGATGGCGATTGCCATTGATGAGGGCCATTACGAAGGCGAGGATCTGGGTGGTCTGAATGTCGGGCTGCTGGTGGATATTCCCGGTCGCATGGGCGAGGGCAACTGGAAGGTCGCCGCTTATGTCGACGAACGTGCCAGCCAGAAAGCCTATAATGGCATCCTGCAAATCTTTTCCGGAGCCGCGGGCGGCACGACGGGCCTGTTCACGATGCTGGTGTCCGAAATCATCGGCGCGGAAAAGGCGCCGGTCGAGATCGTGCGCGAAGGCAATCGCCGGTCGATCAATATCGGCCGCAAGATACAGGGCGAGATCGAGATGATCGCGGGGCTGAGCCCGGAACATCCGGTGATGGTCAGCAATTCCAAATACTGGATGGGGCCGGACATAATTGCCGCCAAGGGGCTGAAAAGCCGCGTGCGCGATTACGGGCGGGTGTGGGATTTTGCCGGCATGTCGGCCGAAATCTGCCCGATCGACTGGAAAGGCCCCAAGTGA
- a CDS encoding DUF2182 domain-containing protein, with translation MYSMSADMDLDLLGRPGPMGQAMQGMDPRMDMYMPMATFGPLFWMWAIMMAAMMLPTLVPTLRSYEDLMTSATGTRAGWLGVLLGYFVVWVGFAALIALVQLALLFSGAIDMLGIATSHWFAGGLLIAVGAFQFTRAKEVCHGVCHSPMMYFLGHWRTGFGGGMRMGLGLGAFCVGCCWGFMVLGFVGGVMSLLWMGLATLFMVIEKLPQIGHYVTKPMGFALIAGGCAVMAAPYTTLI, from the coding sequence ATGTATTCCATGAGCGCCGATATGGATCTGGATCTGCTGGGGCGCCCGGGACCGATGGGGCAGGCGATGCAGGGCATGGATCCGCGTATGGACATGTACATGCCGATGGCCACTTTCGGCCCGCTGTTCTGGATGTGGGCGATCATGATGGCGGCGATGATGCTGCCGACGCTGGTGCCGACCCTGCGCAGCTACGAGGATCTGATGACCAGCGCCACAGGCACCCGGGCCGGATGGCTGGGCGTGTTGCTGGGCTATTTCGTGGTCTGGGTCGGGTTTGCGGCGCTGATTGCGCTGGTGCAACTGGCGCTGCTGTTTTCCGGCGCGATCGACATGCTGGGCATCGCCACATCGCACTGGTTTGCCGGTGGATTGCTGATCGCGGTCGGGGCGTTCCAGTTCACCCGCGCCAAAGAGGTATGCCACGGCGTTTGCCACAGCCCGATGATGTATTTTCTGGGCCACTGGCGGACCGGATTTGGCGGCGGCATGCGTATGGGGCTGGGATTGGGCGCGTTCTGCGTGGGCTGTTGCTGGGGCTTCATGGTGCTTGGCTTTGTCGGCGGGGTGATGAGCCTGTTGTGGATGGGGTTGGCGACGCTGTTCATGGTGATCGAAAAACTGCCCCAGATCGGGCATTATGTGACGAAACCGATGGGATTTGCGTTGATCGCGGGCGGATGCGCCGTGATGGCGGCCCCGTACACGACACTGATTTAA
- a CDS encoding FadR/GntR family transcriptional regulator, with the protein MKIDPDNPADLSAQIATAIRDAIMSGALIVDARLPSEAELVEQFQVSRPTVREALKRLAAQSLIRTQRGASGGAFVNRISFEDAYNQQITTSTLLLSMNAVSFETACEARYALERACAPLSATRRSADHLATMRAEIHRQSQPGLTDEAFCASDVAFHRALVDGAGNPVLSYQLAGAVEAMQPLMNMITFTARDRARIVALHTRIADALETQDGDETSAALSALEAETQALAQSVFAARKSAGARES; encoded by the coding sequence ATGAAAATTGATCCAGACAACCCCGCAGACCTGTCGGCCCAGATCGCCACCGCCATTCGCGACGCGATTATGTCCGGCGCGCTGATCGTTGATGCCCGCCTCCCGTCCGAGGCCGAACTGGTCGAACAGTTCCAGGTGTCGCGCCCCACCGTGCGCGAGGCCCTGAAACGTCTGGCGGCCCAATCCCTGATCCGCACCCAGCGCGGTGCCTCCGGCGGCGCCTTTGTCAACCGGATCAGCTTTGAAGACGCCTACAACCAGCAAATCACCACATCCACATTGCTGCTCAGCATGAACGCGGTCAGCTTTGAAACCGCGTGCGAAGCGCGTTACGCACTGGAACGCGCCTGCGCCCCGCTTTCGGCCACGCGCCGCAGCGCCGATCATCTGGCCACGATGCGCGCCGAAATCCACCGCCAGTCCCAGCCTGGCCTGACGGACGAGGCGTTCTGCGCCTCTGATGTGGCGTTTCACCGCGCGCTGGTCGATGGCGCAGGCAATCCCGTGCTCAGCTATCAACTGGCGGGCGCTGTCGAAGCGATGCAGCCCCTGATGAACATGATCACCTTTACCGCCCGCGACCGCGCGCGCATCGTGGCGCTGCACACCCGCATCGCCGATGCGCTGGAAACACAGGACGGCGATGAAACCAGCGCCGCGCTGTCCGCGCTCGAGGCCGAGACCCAGGCCCTGGCCCAAAGCGTCTTTGCCGCACGTAAAAGCGCGGGCGCACGCGAAAGCTAG
- a CDS encoding DUF4345 family protein encodes MTDTLNIVAALLTIGFGLFGFLAPRFTAAALDLAPTTSTMGLSEMRASVGGLFVVAGAAALWIATPLAYAMVGFCFAGAALGRGLSLLLDSPPLRKTLLFGGIEAALALWLIAANL; translated from the coding sequence ATGACAGATACTCTCAACATCGTGGCCGCGCTTCTGACCATCGGCTTTGGGCTTTTCGGCTTTCTTGCGCCGCGCTTTACTGCCGCTGCGCTAGATCTGGCGCCCACCACATCCACCATGGGGCTGTCGGAAATGCGTGCTTCGGTCGGCGGGCTTTTCGTCGTGGCGGGTGCGGCCGCCCTGTGGATCGCAACGCCGCTGGCCTATGCCATGGTGGGGTTTTGTTTTGCCGGCGCGGCGCTCGGGCGCGGCCTGTCCCTGCTGCTGGACAGCCCGCCGCTGCGCAAGACCCTGCTGTTCGGCGGGATCGAAGCCGCACTGGCGCTGTGGCTCATCGCGGCCAATCTCTGA
- a CDS encoding VPLPA-CTERM sorting domain-containing protein produces MTFLKTVSAATIVLVSTASAQASSITVSIFDAASYNAGFGLASNVGEDFEQLGSTLGEGEVANGFGTAVGTFSTLGGTGGGGTVTGLPGNTGKTLALRDSNVFGRENTVPTGGSWFLDSNDTWGMSWDVSIGSRFDAISFILNDASDVGAFLRISAGGMVEELRTGSKLPDGNAKLVVIDFGQQMSSANIVLGNFSSLGGNQYSLNDGFSVDGIQVSAVPLPASVLMLGAAIGGLGFAGRRKARKGAAAA; encoded by the coding sequence ATGACTTTTCTTAAAACGGTTTCGGCCGCTACGATTGTGCTGGTCAGCACTGCAAGCGCCCAAGCTTCTTCCATTACAGTTTCGATCTTTGATGCTGCGTCTTACAACGCAGGCTTCGGTCTGGCCTCCAATGTGGGCGAGGATTTCGAGCAATTGGGCAGTACGCTGGGTGAAGGTGAAGTGGCCAACGGATTTGGCACTGCCGTCGGGACGTTCTCGACACTGGGTGGCACTGGTGGCGGTGGTACCGTGACAGGGTTGCCGGGCAACACAGGGAAAACTTTGGCCCTGCGCGATAGCAACGTTTTCGGGCGTGAAAACACCGTTCCGACAGGTGGTTCGTGGTTTCTGGATTCAAACGACACCTGGGGCATGTCCTGGGATGTGTCCATCGGATCCAGATTCGATGCGATATCCTTTATCCTGAACGATGCCAGCGATGTGGGCGCGTTTTTGCGGATCAGTGCAGGCGGCATGGTGGAAGAGTTGCGCACAGGCAGTAAACTGCCGGACGGGAACGCCAAGCTGGTTGTTATCGATTTCGGACAGCAGATGTCGTCGGCCAATATCGTTCTGGGCAATTTTTCATCCCTTGGCGGAAACCAGTACAGCCTGAATGACGGGTTTTCCGTTGACGGTATTCAAGTATCGGCCGTGCCACTGCCGGCTTCGGTTCTGATGCTGGGTGCCGCGATCGGTGGTCTGGGATTTGCCGGCCGGCGCAAGGCCCGAAAAGGGGCCGCTGCGGCATAA
- a CDS encoding glycosyltransferase has product MHFSIVIPVFNAGSKIGKTLSGLLAQTSVLDGRDSFDCIVVDGASSDDTLDHVAGFQDDRITVISEPDKGM; this is encoded by the coding sequence ATGCATTTTTCAATTGTCATTCCGGTTTTCAACGCCGGATCGAAAATCGGAAAAACCCTGTCAGGGCTTCTGGCGCAAACCTCGGTTCTGGATGGGCGCGACAGTTTCGATTGCATCGTCGTCGATGGCGCCTCGAGCGATGACACGCTGGATCATGTGGCTGGCTTTCAGGACGACCGGATCACCGTGATCTCGGAACCCGACAAGGGCATGTAA